The Silene latifolia isolate original U9 population chromosome 4, ASM4854445v1, whole genome shotgun sequence region AAAAATAGGATGAATTGTTTACCTCCGGAACTATTATTTGAAGTTTTGACGCATCTTCCGACGAAAGATTTGTTGAAGTTAAGGGTGGTATGCAAATTATGGAACTCGATTATCTGCGAACCCAGTTTCCATCAACACCATCTTCATCAATTACGCAAGAATAACGTTCATGGTTATAAGTACTACTTAACCACTAATGGGGGTACGTATAGATCAGTCGATGTTAAAAGTAGCGAAACTCTTGCGACTATCGAGGAGATTAAACTATGCAAGTCCCATTATGAAGATTGTTTGATTTGTATAAAGGCTTGTGTCGATGGAGTCTTATTGGTCAGCACTATTTACGTAAAAGTGATATTCTTATGGAACCCGACCCTTGGGAAAGTTGTTGATATACCACTTTATGAAGCGTTGAAGAAGATACGACTTTATGATGTTgtgtttgggtttgggtttgatTCGGTGAGTAATATTTATAAGGTGGTGGCACTTTATTTGGAGAAGAATAATGATTTGAAAACCATGGTATATAACCTTGGTTCTCGTTCATGGACTTCTCCTAAAATGGAAAGAAGTTCGATTGACAATGCGAAGCATTTGTCGCATCTTTCACGTTCCTTGAATTTTGAAGGTTGTATTTACTGCCTTTCTAAGGCTGAAATAACGTCGGAAAACGACACACACTACCTATGTTTTAATCTGTCGAGTGAGGCCTTGACTTGCGCTAAATTGCCTGATGGGAAAATAATAAAGTATGCGCCAATAAGGCGCCGTCTAGCAGTATTATATGACTCACTTGCACTTGTAGATGATTCCCGTGAAGATGGTTTAGGTAGTATTCATTTTCATGTATGGATGAGACGAAAGGATAGTACAACAAGTTCCGAATTTTCTTGGGTTAAGCTCTATAATCTCGATTGCGATGCTAAATATTTTACATACTTGGCGAATAATGGTATTCTTTATTTACAAGCGTGGCCTCCCAACATAGGATCGGTTTATGACTTGAAAGCCGACAAGGAAAAGTTTTTTTATTTAACTGGTGGGTATATAGATTTCATGGAAGGTTATCTAGAAAGTTTGGCATTGTTAAGATAACTCAATAGTTAGTTATTCGCCAAGGTAGAACCTAGAATTAAAATTTTGGGTAGCCATTTTTACAAAGTTGCTTAATAATTTATGTTAAGGTCTCATATTAATCTTTATTTAGTTCATTTCTAGTATTTGATTAGCTTAAATTGTTCATTCATATATAACCTTGGTCCCGGTTCTTGGATCTCTCCGAAGGAAAAAAGAGGTCCGATTGATAATGTCAAGTATTTGTCGAAAACTTCACATACCTTTAATTTTGAAGGTGAGGTTTACTGGCTCGCTCTCGTTGGGAAAAAGGCAAATAATGTGACACTTGCACTTGCTCAAAGTTGCCCGATTTTAAATATGACAGGAAACTAAAACAAGAATCGAGGCGTTTATCAACCATGCATGAGTCACTTGCACTTATAGATTGTTCGCTTCATAATCATTCAAGACGTATTCGTGTATGGATGAGGCGAATGGATAATATGACATCCATAGACTCTTGGATAGAGTTATATAACCCGGATACGAGTTATAAAACTTTGGTAAATGTAACGAGTAATGGTGAAGCTTATTTAATGCTACGGTCCTTCAATAAGACGATATATATATGTTTATGACTTGAAATCCGGGGAAGAAAAGGTCGGATCAAGAACTCCAACAATGGCATTACAGGAAGTTTGGCATTGTTAGGACAGCCACACAGTAGGCTATTCCCTTCGTATGTTCCACAAAAACCTTCACATGAATATTAATAAGATAGCAGTCGGGTTTTTTTGCAGATGTCAGATAGCTTAATATGAAAGTAATTATGAGTTGATACTAGAGAACAATTTAGAAACTGACGGATTTCTCATATTACGCATTTTATACCTGATTATCTTACGTATTTCCTTAGTCATTAGCTAGCCTGATTTTATATATGCAAATTTGTAggcaatcaatactatatattaaatccagaaaccaagggacttcaatttaattaaagaaagttatacaaattaattatattatatagttttaaatcactagcaccgtgtgatggacccgattaggggatctcaatgcaaatattatatagttttgcttaaaattaaattatatacaagcttggtaattttcctaaacatttgtaagagattaaaacatggtcaatttccttaaaataaaataattaattaagatggtcaatttccttaaaataaaataattaattgagatggttaatttcaaggagactaaaagaaataagatatttggtaattttcctaaatatttatagaagactagaagatggtcaatttccttaaaataaaataattaattagtataaacatgcacacttatggtattaaatattatcatcataaaattatatattaaatttaaaatctatgcaattttattaaactttatggtttattagatgtatagataattagatatgttaattatttaacatacaaaaatataatataagtaggttataaataattcaagttagattccataatactataatattgcataattttttcgatttgatttaatgcatatatgtaatatatttataaatatataatcctcttaaaattgcatgcctaagtagtaaaagaattgtaataacattggatatagttatatgatagtaatcactcatttgaatattaaaagtaacaatattatcagcgagattaatgaaagtggtagaaactacaacgggagtagtgaaataatcaatattaatgcggcaatagtgaaagtaattataattacggcgggagtagtgaaattatcaatattaacgcGGTAGTAGTTACAGTAACAATAACtacggtgggagtagtgaaagtaacaatgattacgggcaagtaatgaaatgttattactattgtttaattaataagagtaaaatattaatagcgggagtagtgaatttgtctcaaaatttatttaatcgtaattttaggatatgtcatagaaaaatatattaatgataaatttatgggttatgcaactttaagtaattttatttaatgaaaataaaaatttaatggtaagcagagatagcccgggcgaagccgagCACCAATACTAGTGCATATATATTGACTGATATAATGCACTTAGGAATTAATTAGGATAGTGATTCAGCTCCTTGTACTACTTAAGGCTTATTCATCAATGATAATAAGAAATTATATAATTTCCCTATACGTGAAAGTGACAATTTGCTCCTTAACTCTGTTCAATGGTGAAATTAGGCCCCTTAAGTTTTAATTGTAGCAATCAAGCTCCTTAACTTTAACAAAAAATGAAATTCAACCCCGATTTTTATTTTTCAATGAAATCTCAACAaaaattcattttatattatattatacaaCTAATAATACATATAAATTACTAATTTTAACTTTATTAATCTATATAAAATTAATTATTCATCTAAGAATAAGTTTACATTCatgtataataaataaaataaaaatatgatatATTTTTATGAACTATTATTACATTTATATTAAATTGTCTAAAAAttgtaaaattataaaaaaaatactCGTTATTAAAATTATATATTGTATAAAAGTTATAAGGttataaaaattaaattttttatttgattaattggATTATAAAAATGAATTTCTGTGGAATTTCATGAAAAATCAAACAATGGGGTTTAGTTACACATTTAACTAAAGTTAAGGGGTTTAATTGCTATAATTAAAACTTAAGAAGTCTAATTTCACCATTAAATAAAGTTGGATGGCGATAGGGCGCCACCCGGTGACACTGAATCTCGGCGCCAccataattagaaaaagaaaaaataagaaaattagaTGTTGGTTTTCATTTTTACGCCAAATGTTTAAGGATAGTTATGTAATTTTACATTATATACTAGGTATTTCACTAAAATCAAAGTCTTAACTAAATCAAATGCGAATAATATTTAcaccaaaattacataaaattatctACAACATAATACGTTTCTTCATCTGTGTTCATCTATGGTTCTCAAAATTTAGAACGTCGTTATtatatgtctttttttttttttttttttttgtgtttgttttactTCTATTTACTTTGTCAAAACTTAAAATTGATTGCTTGAATTTAGTTTGCTCGGAGTATTAATTCAATAATTTCAATTGCTACTGGTGAGTTGACGCTTATGTTCTTTGCCAAAAATCATCATTTTCACTTGCGAACTTGTCACTGGTTTGTTTAATTTTTACTACTATGAATCATGAACACAACACGTAAATAAATGAATAGAACGTAATTGTATTTATAATCCCCCCGTCCCAgtaatttgtttacctttgatttaaATACCGttcaagaaaataaaataaaaaacgtaaacaaatcaTCCATATAAAGGGAGCACAAGAAAACAAGATAGTAAGAGTATACTTTACCATTGTTATTGCCATAATTTATACACAAAATAACAAGATGGTCAAATAAAAATGTTTTTTTCGACCACTTTAATTCGCCAAAAGACATATttaatatttatattttaattaaaacattttttttaaaaaaaaataacaaaaatgttgTGTAGTCTCAAACCACGCACTTCTTAATTCTTACCCCAGACTGCACCAAGAAACCATCCTGCTAAAGCCTTGAATTGCTTTTCATTGGAAATTTGGAATTACTTATACTCCCTCtattccggtcatttgttgtccttttccattttgaggtgtctcagtcatttgttgtcctttctattttacgAAAGAATTTGATAAGTAATTTGATCACTCACACTCAATtcattccacttgtcatttagtaattggccccctcccatttccttggtctttgtgccaaaaccaaaggataacaaatgaccgggacggagggagtatcttGTAATTACTCCTGCTTTAATGATACTGATTTTTTTTTGTTCCACAAAATACGCATACGCCTACAtctttggaatttttttttttaatatttataattatcattattgttacaACTAATTAATAATGTCAATTTTCTATATTACCCTTTAGCATTATTTAGTTCGAATTTTAAATTTAGATGGAGGAAAAGCAAAATAACTAACAAATTTACGATAATATCCCCGGTGACACTCAAATTGAGCGTCACCGGGTGGCGCCATCTCATTTTCAAATAAAGTTAAATAGTCAAATTACCACTTTTGTGTTTCCCTATATAAGCTATAGCTTTGGGCACTAAAAAATGAATGACAAGATTACTAAACTTCCCTCACTTTTGGCAATTGGGTGTCAAGATAAAATGAAAGATAAAGAAGGTAGAAAGAAGAAGGAAATaggtacaagagagaatgaaagAGAGGGggagaaagaagaaagaaataagGGTAGGGACATTTACTGATTTTAAAATACTAATTTTATCCTTCGTGATGTGTTTTTTAGAGTTCGAGTTTCATTGATGTGTTTGTTAGAGCTTAAAAGATGAGAGCCTTTACTATTCACTAAAGGTGATCGTGGGTCGGGCCGGGCGGATTTGGGCTGGGCCGGGCGAGTTTGAGCCGGGCCCAAGCATTAAATTAAGCCCAAGGGTGCGGGTCGGGCTATAAGTGTGGGCCTATTTTATTGGCCCTAACCCGGCCCATGCGGGCATAAAGCGGGCTTTCGGGCCTATTCGGGCTAATTTGGGCTAAATATTTTTCCTCTTAAAATAAGTTTAGAAATTCTCATTATGAAGTTAGATACTTTGCATATTTGTTATCAAAATTTTCGTATAGAATTATGTGATTTTTTCGAGTATTGTCATTTAAGAAGTAGTAACCTAATATAACTTTTATGAACTTACTGCTTGTGAGTCATACAAACTAAATGCACAATTTTTAATagtgtaataatatattttagtGCGGTGCTCACTGTATGTTGTTGTAGTGCTGTAATTGATTTGATATTTGTTGTTCTTTGACTCAAAAACATTGACATAATTAGCACGCCGATAATGGTAACTATTTATCGGCACTAGTGTGATACAAAATAATtatctcatttatttatcatatAAATACTAGTAAGGAAAATACTAAGCCTTATCAAACTAATACATGTAAACAAGTGACTACAACTTACTTACAATACAACAATCAGTTAgttaattattttactaaatgcttattaacattctTAAATTGTACATATTCGTAAATTTTGCATATGTTTGGGCCGGGCCGAGCCGGGCCACAACTCGGGCCGTAAAAGCGGTCCAAACCCGACCCTATTATATTGAACCGGGCCATGGGCTTTTCGGGCCTAAAATCGAGGCCCAAGCCCGGGGAAAAATTGGGGTGGGCCGGGTCGGGCTAGCATGCTGGGCCATATGATCAGCTCTACTATTCACCCTAATCaactttattattttaattatatagaaatatactccctccaatcctctattttcttcctctttagtTTAGGCACAAGGATTAAGGAAGGGAGTATTATACTGATAAAGAGTTGGGTGGGATTTGGTAacaggagagaggaatgaataattaaGAATTAAATAATGAATTATGGGCCACAAATATTAAAGTAAGGAATAAAATAGGATTAAAAGAGTTGAGTTGGGTGGGGTGATAGGTCGTGTAATCCACATGCCACAGCCATGGTCAGGTCGTGTAATTCACATGACACGGCTATCAGGTTGTGTAATTCACATGACACGACCATGGCCAGGTCGTGTGTTTCACACGACTGGACCagttaaaaatattttttttctcaTTGCATTCATCTCGTTGAGATAagcgatttgaaaaaaaatcatcaaaaacaGACACCCGGGCACAAAGTTATGGCTGTTTTAAGTTTTTTCGTTCTTAATCGTCAATTTTTTTCCCCAATTTTTACGATCGTTTGAAGTTTTATGTTTTTATCGCAAAAGTTAGCAGATTAAAAtagttattatattattattgttatttattgtcGTTTATAAATATGTAAAATAAAAGTTAGTTCGTTAGTTCATTTTTTTTCAATATGATAAAACGATAATTAGTTATTTTAAAAACCGTCTCCGTAAGATACCTGCGATAAAATGataattaatttactaaatttaaTTTGAATGCTCAAGGGCAAATtaggaataaatgaaaaaataggGGCGTAACAAATAAAACATGGGGCGTAACAAATAAAATAGGGGGTGTGATATAGCAATTTtgataaaataagagtaaaagttaccaaaaatagaaaatggaagaaaacctgaataatccgtttaggAAATAAGGAAAAATatggtgaattggagggagtataatatacttcctcccatccaaaccaaaggtaacacttgctttttggcactattcatggtcgtaagGAATCTTTGATATAATTCTTAATctgtaagacaaaatatagtcatatgagatcttgtttgatttatcgccatgagtgctataagaatatcaaatttttataatttttaataatgtgtaattaaagatattcacgttgcaaaacgtgcctcggcaagtgtgataaagcaactgttacctttggtttggatgggagggagtactcCATAGATGCTAACCAATACAATTACGGGAGTTAATAGTAAGACAAGGACCCGAACTATTGATTTTATTCCAGTTAAGGACCTATACTATCAAATTTTTCCATCAAGGAACTCAAGTTAAACCTCCGTTAAACTATAGGGGAAAAAGCCTGAAAAATCAACATATACAAATGAGCGAAGGAATAAACAATTACACTGATTGCATAAAAATGGCAGAGAACTAGACAATGAAAAACTAAGCATCCATTTTCCTCTTTTCTTCTCTCCTCTTTGCTTTGCAATTGTTTACAATTTTCCTCATCAACTAGCTCTCCACCTTCCCCATCTTTTCGATTAAAACCGATGGTGGATCTAGGGGAGCTAGCAGGGGCGCTCGCCCCGCTGATAGTCAGAAACTTCAaagtttttaattaaaattttacaACATTTTTCGAGTATTCCTTAAACCATTACCCGTTTGTCCCCACTGAAATTTTTTGCCTCCGCTGAAGCGAATTTTTGACGTCGTCTCCGATTAAAACCGAACCACGTATATATCTAAGTAAAATTTACTGAGCGCAGTTGAATGCCATGTTCATTAAGACATTCAACCAGAATCATCAAATGTGTACCATAATCAAAATCATCAATTTAGTCAAATTTTGGAAT contains the following coding sequences:
- the LOC141651161 gene encoding putative F-box only protein 11, with protein sequence MMKNRMNCLPPELLFEVLTHLPTKDLLKLRVVCKLWNSIICEPSFHQHHLHQLRKNNVHGYKYYLTTNGGTYRSVDVKSSETLATIEEIKLCKSHYEDCLICIKACVDGVLLVSTIYVKVIFLWNPTLGKVVDIPLYEALKKIRLYDVVFGFGFDSVSNIYKVVALYLEKNNDLKTMVYNLGSRSWTSPKMERSSIDNAKHLSHLSRSLNFEGCIYCLSKAEITSENDTHYLCFNLSSEALTCAKLPDGKIIKYAPIRRRLAVLYDSLALVDDSREDGLGSIHFHVWMRRKDSTTSSEFSWVKLYNLDCDAKYFTYLANNGILYLQAWPPNIGSVYDLKADKEKFFYLTGGYIDFMEGYLESLALLR